A region of Candidatus Omnitrophota bacterium DNA encodes the following proteins:
- a CDS encoding phosphate ABC transporter substrate-binding protein, which translates to MKKVIWLAVIAAFAAGFCMNTAAAAANKIVLEGSTTVLPIAQKAAEVFMSKNPAVDISVRGGGSGVGVASLIDGTCDIGNASRSMKDAELEKAGVKGKNPRANVIAMDGIAVIVNRSNGLSALTKQQLKDIFTGSISKWPDVGGTGDKIVVVSRDSSSGTFEAFGALALDGRKVRADALMQASNQAVASVIAKTPGAIGYVGLGYMGGEVKAIPINGVEPSKETVLSGKYPLSRPLFMYTNGAPQGATKAFIDFIMSDDGQKIVDEEGFVALK; encoded by the coding sequence ATGAAAAAAGTTATTTGGTTGGCGGTTATTGCGGCCTTTGCGGCGGGTTTCTGTATGAACACTGCTGCCGCGGCCGCTAACAAGATAGTCCTTGAAGGTTCGACTACGGTCCTGCCGATCGCGCAGAAGGCAGCCGAGGTCTTTATGTCGAAGAACCCGGCAGTGGATATATCGGTGCGCGGCGGCGGCTCGGGAGTAGGCGTCGCTTCATTGATAGACGGCACCTGCGATATCGGGAATGCTTCGCGCTCGATGAAAGACGCCGAGCTGGAAAAGGCCGGGGTAAAAGGCAAAAACCCGAGAGCGAACGTAATAGCGATGGACGGGATAGCCGTAATAGTGAACCGTTCCAACGGCTTGAGCGCTTTGACTAAGCAGCAGCTGAAAGATATCTTTACCGGCTCGATCTCTAAATGGCCCGATGTGGGAGGCACAGGCGATAAGATAGTGGTCGTATCGCGCGATAGCTCGAGCGGGACTTTCGAGGCCTTCGGCGCGCTCGCGCTTGACGGCCGAAAGGTCCGGGCCGACGCGTTGATGCAGGCCTCCAACCAGGCGGTTGCTTCGGTCATAGCGAAGACGCCGGGCGCGATAGGCTATGTGGGCCTGGGGTACATGGGCGGTGAGGTCAAGGCGATACCCATAAACGGCGTTGAGCCTTCCAAAGAGACGGTCCTTTCGGGCAAATATCCGCTCTCGAGGCCGTTGTTCATGTACACGAACGGCGCACCGCAGGGCGCGACCAAAGCGTTCATCGATTTTATAATGAGCGACGACGGCCAGAAGATAGTGGACGAAGAAGGGTTTGTTGCGTTAAAATAA
- the pstC gene encoding phosphate ABC transporter permease subunit PstC, which produces MTRLKEKAYQWIFTALAFSSLIFLVGIIIVLFKEGLPVFKEVRPADFIFGKAWYPTFDPPEFGILPLILASFWVTVGAMFVCVPLGVGSALYLNELAGHRQKAVLKPLVEILASIPSVVYGFFGMMMIAPFLQNLLHLPTGLCAFTASLTLGIMATPTVCSIAEDALSYVPKSFREASFAVGANRWQTLVNVVIPAAGSGISTAIILGMSRAIGETMTVLMVAGGAAVIPHSFFEPVRPMTSAIAAEMGEAPMGSAHYHSLFAIALVLFLITFVFNIIAELISRRFRIKLGLGG; this is translated from the coding sequence ATGACTAGGTTAAAAGAGAAGGCCTATCAGTGGATCTTCACTGCGCTGGCCTTCTCTTCCCTTATTTTTTTGGTCGGCATAATAATCGTCCTCTTTAAAGAAGGGCTGCCGGTATTTAAAGAGGTCAGGCCGGCGGATTTTATCTTCGGCAAGGCGTGGTATCCCACGTTCGATCCCCCGGAATTCGGGATACTGCCTTTGATACTGGCGTCGTTCTGGGTCACGGTAGGCGCCATGTTCGTCTGCGTTCCGTTGGGCGTAGGCAGCGCCCTTTACTTGAACGAACTGGCAGGCCACCGGCAGAAGGCGGTATTAAAACCGCTTGTCGAGATCCTGGCCAGCATACCGTCGGTAGTATACGGGTTTTTCGGCATGATGATGATCGCCCCTTTTTTGCAAAATTTACTCCACCTTCCTACGGGATTATGCGCTTTCACCGCGAGCCTTACCCTGGGGATAATGGCGACGCCTACGGTCTGCAGCATCGCCGAGGACGCGTTAAGCTATGTCCCGAAAAGTTTCAGGGAAGCGTCTTTTGCCGTGGGCGCGAACCGCTGGCAGACGCTTGTGAACGTCGTGATCCCGGCTGCCGGCTCCGGTATATCTACAGCGATAATACTCGGGATGAGCAGGGCCATAGGAGAGACGATGACGGTGCTCATGGTAGCGGGCGGCGCAGCCGTCATACCGCATTCGTTCTTTGAGCCGGTGCGGCCCATGACCTCGGCCATAGCCGCGGAGATGGGGGAGGCGCCGATGGGCAGCGCGCATTACCATTCACTGTTCGCGATCGCGCTGGTCCTGTTCCTTATAACCTTTGTATTTAATATCATCGCCGAACTTATAAGCCGCAGGTTCAGGATAAAACTGGGGTTGGGCGGATGA
- a CDS encoding putative porin, whose amino-acid sequence MKKLMLLLGVIGMVALAGRSYAGEMEILVQKLVDKGILTQGEGAQVLAETKEEARKEVAQGKAANIPQWIQDIKLKGDFRNRYQWDKAKSATTTATERNRDRIRVRLGAETRLIEDFRVGLGIATGTTTDPKSTNITLGDGFSFKNIILDYGYGQYLPHWTAPVDTTFTAGKFKNPFWEPITALVDGDINPEGVALQLSYNVNPSANVFLNYGFLYLGDTFPKSKNPLQNVIQPGVSWSVLDNVKLKSTVDFWLAEVKGMTQITNSPGTNTLARNSDQSRTTSDIVYQNDYNSIVPKLELAFSEPFFGYNLGFPYFAVFGEYMDNLSASTKGTGWIAGFKIGSEKVADKYQWQFVYDHRMIERNAFLDMYPDSDFYGGRTNTAGDHVAFNFGLSKNSWLTLSYFNAHNLTRLTADSGSSTLPAQVIQADWNIKF is encoded by the coding sequence ATGAAAAAGCTGATGTTGCTGTTAGGCGTGATAGGTATGGTTGCGTTGGCCGGCCGTTCCTATGCGGGCGAGATGGAGATCCTCGTCCAGAAGCTCGTCGACAAGGGCATCTTGACGCAGGGGGAAGGCGCGCAAGTCCTCGCGGAGACGAAAGAGGAAGCCAGAAAAGAAGTAGCGCAGGGCAAGGCGGCGAATATCCCGCAGTGGATCCAGGATATCAAGTTAAAGGGCGATTTCAGGAACAGGTACCAGTGGGACAAAGCGAAGAGCGCGACTACGACCGCGACCGAGAGGAACAGGGACAGGATAAGGGTGAGGCTCGGCGCAGAGACGAGGCTCATAGAGGATTTCAGGGTAGGTTTGGGTATAGCTACCGGAACGACCACCGATCCGAAATCCACGAACATAACGCTGGGTGATGGTTTTTCCTTCAAGAACATAATATTGGACTATGGTTACGGCCAGTATCTGCCTCACTGGACAGCGCCGGTCGATACCACTTTTACGGCCGGTAAATTCAAGAACCCGTTCTGGGAACCTATAACCGCGCTCGTGGACGGGGATATTAACCCCGAGGGAGTTGCGCTGCAGTTGAGCTACAATGTCAACCCAAGCGCCAACGTTTTTTTGAACTACGGGTTCCTGTATCTGGGTGATACCTTCCCGAAGTCAAAGAACCCGCTGCAGAATGTCATCCAGCCGGGCGTCTCCTGGAGCGTGCTTGACAACGTCAAGCTGAAATCCACCGTCGATTTCTGGCTGGCCGAAGTAAAAGGCATGACGCAGATAACCAATTCCCCCGGAACTAACACACTTGCCAGGAATTCCGACCAGTCACGGACCACCAGTGACATCGTTTACCAGAATGATTATAATAGTATAGTCCCGAAACTGGAGCTGGCTTTTTCCGAGCCGTTCTTCGGCTATAACCTGGGCTTCCCGTATTTCGCTGTCTTCGGCGAGTATATGGATAATCTCAGCGCAAGTACCAAGGGTACAGGCTGGATTGCAGGCTTCAAGATCGGGAGCGAGAAGGTGGCGGATAAATACCAGTGGCAGTTTGTCTATGACCACAGGATGATCGAGAGGAACGCTTTCCTCGATATGTATCCCGACTCTGATTTTTACGGCGGCAGGACGAACACGGCCGGCGACCATGTAGCGTTCAATTTTGGGTTGAGCAAGAACTCCTGGCTTACGCTCAGTTATTTCAACGCGCATAATTTGACCAGGTTGACGGCAGATAGCGGCAGCTCGACGCTGCCCGCGCAGGTTATCCAGGCAGATTGGAACATTAAATTCTAA